AAAATATCGATGCGACTCGTTCCGCACCAGGATTGGGAGGAAATAACGGAACTGTTCACCAGACACTTCGAAAGCATCGCGCCATCGGGCGTCACCGTGAAAGTAAAACCGCACCATGGCGGACAGGGTTATGTCACGCCCATCGACAGCATCGGTTATCAGGCTGCGGCCAAAGCCTATGAGGAGAGTTTTGGCATCAGGCCGGTTCCCGTCCGTTCCGGCGGCAGCATTCCTATCGTCGCGCTGTTTGAGAAAGAACTGAAAAGCAAAACCATCATGATGGGCTTCGGCCTTGACAGCGATGCCATCCATTCACCGAATGAGCATTTCGGGATTTTCAATTACCTTAAAGGCATTGAGACGATCCCTTTGTTTTACAAATATTTTGTGGAATTGTCGAAATAGCGGTATGAAAAAACATCTCATCATCTTATTGCTAATAGTCGTCAATGGGCCTTCATTCTCACAATCCCTCAATGAAAAAGGCGGCGTTGCCGTAGTCGAAGCGACTGACGAAAAAATCTACAGTGGCGTAGACATCGCACCGCAATTTCCGGGCGGGATGCAAAAATTTTACGGCTACGTTGCAAACAATTTTATGGTTCCCGAAGATCTGGAAAGTCCGGGAACCATCTTCGTATCCTTCGTGGTCGAAAAAGACGGTTCGCTCACCGACATAAAGGTATTGCGCGACTTAGGCCATGGGACGGCTGAGCAAACCAAAGCGCTCATGGAAAAATCTCCCAAATGGACACCCGGTACCCAGAACGGAAAAGCGGTCAGGGTACAATATTCGCTACCAATTAAGATTATGGTTGATGACGACAAGGTATATGAAAATCCGGAAATCAAAGCAGACTATCCTGGCACACTCAAAGCATTTTACAAAGAATTGCAAGGTAAATTCCGTGTTCCAAAACGTTTTCATGGCAATGGAGAAATCGTTGCGGAATTCATCGTAGAAAAAGATGGATCAATCTCCGGCCTTGAAATAAAGAAAGACAATATGGGTGGAGACGCTGCAAAACAGGTTACGGAAATGCTGTTGAATGGCCCATCCTGGAAACCGGCAACCCAAGGTGATATGCCCGTACGTTCGCGCTATGTATTTCCGGTTAAAATTGTTGTCGAATAATTTTACGACATATGTAAGATTCTGGCTATCATT
The nucleotide sequence above comes from Flavobacterium magnum. Encoded proteins:
- a CDS encoding energy transducer TonB, encoding MKKHLIILLLIVVNGPSFSQSLNEKGGVAVVEATDEKIYSGVDIAPQFPGGMQKFYGYVANNFMVPEDLESPGTIFVSFVVEKDGSLTDIKVLRDLGHGTAEQTKALMEKSPKWTPGTQNGKAVRVQYSLPIKIMVDDDKVYENPEIKADYPGTLKAFYKELQGKFRVPKRFHGNGEIVAEFIVEKDGSISGLEIKKDNMGGDAAKQVTEMLLNGPSWKPATQGDMPVRSRYVFPVKIVVE